Genomic segment of Neoarius graeffei isolate fNeoGra1 chromosome 7, fNeoGra1.pri, whole genome shotgun sequence:
tggaaagagaaaaggggatgtctcacagtggtaaacatggccttgtcccaacttttttgagatgtgttgttgtcatgaactttaaaatcacctaatttttctctttaaatgatacattttctcagtttaaacatttgatatgtcatctatgttctattctgaataaaatatggaattttgaaacttccacatcattgcattccatttttatttacaatttgtattttgtcccaacttttttggaatcggggttgtatttcatcctcagttggttcagcaaaacgctctgccattttgtttttctctactcatggtatatgagctgatagcctagtagtagagtagccaatcagagcgtacaattgctcatatccagtgaatgtggatagaataatcataaTTCTCACCTACTTTTTAGAGTTCACAGAGGGTCTGTACTAATATCCTGCTCAGCAAGACACATCAAataaatacacaaaaacataTAGTAACGtgtactgtatttatttacaaattTAAAATAATTACAATAGCTTAATCATTTCATGTTGCACATGATATTGCATAAAACAGTATTAATACAACATACAGCATGAGAATTAGAAACATTTGGTATTTTACAGTATTACAGATGATTACTTAATGGCTACTTTGGAGAAGAAATTCCTGCTCGAATGAAGGGGATCCAGGGCATCTCCAGTGTAGCTTTCTGAGGTCTGACCATGATACATAGAGAACGTCTTCTTAATTTCTTTGAGGTCTGAGGTAGAGAGGTCTGCCCTGAGGTGTAGCCATGCAGCGACATGGGCTTCACTgttaaacaaaacaattcagTTTCTGAGGTGTAAAAACTATACTTTACACAAATGTGCACATAAATATGTGGAAAGAGTATTACCTGAGGTCTGGGTAAATCTTCGAGAGGCTGACCAGCTGGAGTTCAATGAACTGTGGATCATTTATTGTCAGCAGTTCAGCTAGCTTGGGCAAGATGTCTTCCAGGCCCTTCATGTTTGACCCCTACATGAAGATAAATGAAACAATATTATTAAACTATATTTCCAAAGGAGTAGAAACACAGCTACAGCCTAAAAAGTATATAAAACTTACAGCCTCAGTAAACAGCGTGTGTATTTTCTGACTATTTTTGCATAATATTTCAACTGCCTTGTGTTGTTTCTTCTCGTTTTTAAGTCTGAGCTTCTTCTTCATCATTTTCCTCACATACTCAGCCAGCACTTCTTCATGAAGCTTGCCAACCAACTCCTGTTAATAAATCAAATTTTAATAATCAAGCAGGCCACCATCAGTTTATACTAAATTGCAGTAACCAGTATATAAATCTGTTAATAAAGCTATACACTTCGTACCTTAAGGCATGCTTCATGTAGAGTTCTGATTTTCTGAAGGTGTCTATGCACCCCTTCAAGCAATTCATTGCACACGTGTTCATTGTGTTTAATCCATTCTTGGGTACCCAGTTTGGAGTATGCCGTCTGTGGAACCACACAGAGATAGGTAAAAGTTTAACAACTCACATGAATCATATCCTTAATGGGAGAATGCAAATCAAAATCAAGACTTTTTAGCAGTATGAATACTAATAGAAACCAAGTACACAATCAATTAAAGGCATGTAGATTCATGAAATGCATTAATATGATAATACATTGGTGaaacaattaataaattaatacaCTTCTGCATCTGAGTTACCTTGAGATCTTTATGGAttggtttggtgaaataattgtgGCACGTGTCTCTTATCCTGGTCAACAGATCTATACAGTCATTCTTGGTGTCTTGAGCAAAGGGATCTGGAGTCATCATAATGTAATTTCTAGAAAAACAACAACTGTTGCATCTGGGTCCTTCCAAAGATACAATATCATATTGCAAAACTCCAAAGTGAATTTCCAGATGCTTACCTGAGTTCTCGGATACAGTGTAGGTTGGCCTTCAGTACGGCATCAGCGTTCACCTGATTATCTTCAATCACTTTATCAAGGAAATGCTGGTAGCTGAAAAGAGGCcaattcatgttaaaactgtcatAATTGTGTCTATAAAAATTATTCTAATTCAGAATATGAAGTATGAGCATTAAatacaaaattaatattttaaaacCAGCTTGGAACAAATGGAACTCACTTGATAAGGAATTGTTTGAACTGGTGTGTGAGTCTCTGAGTTTTTGACCAAGAGCCCAGCAAATTCTTTGATGAGGTTAGAAGAGAATCCACacactgcaaaagaaagaaacatATCTGCATTTAGAATATCCCACGTTCACATATTTCCAGTACATTGCTTTGACCATAGTTTTCAGTAGTAGTACCTGAATCACATCAAAGGCCAGGTGGCTTACGTAGCAATTATCAATCAGTTCAGGATTAGCTTCCTTCTCGTTGCTCAAGGCCTTTTGACACCATGTCTGCAGCTCATTCTAGGAACGTGACCAAAGAAAGGAGAGAACGaaggacaaaaaaaaaggcacaaagtTAAAGCCCTGAGTGAATAAGCACAAAAGCATCAATACAAATTGAATATGTCAGCCTGAAAGAGTCAAGTGTCCGAGATGTCAGAGATTTAAGAATAACACGACAACATATACCTCTTTAGTGATCAAAAACTGCTCCTCCAACGGCTCAAGGATATCATCAGGGAGCAGTGCCTCAAACTGTTCATATTCAATCACCCCAGAGAGCTCTTTATGCTTCAGAATCCTGAAAACAAAAATGGAGTTCAATTAATAAACAACTTTAAAAGCATTTATAGGTTATGCCTTGGTATGGCTTTCCGTACTTACTCAGGATAAAGCTTGTTCACCCACTGAAGTACACATATGCAGTCATTATTAGCAAGTCCGTAGTCAGCAATTTCCTTGAGCTTGTCACTAAAAACCTGATGGTACATTTTGGCATACAGTTGGCACACATTTTCCTTTGGGTAGCAATTCTTCACATTCTTTGCAATTTTTAACAGGTCTTCCTTTAGCTGTTTACCCTTGGCAGTGATCTCTAATTGGACCGAAGAGTTGATATTAACATTTGAATTTAGTTTTGCCTCCTCCATCCGCTGTACAACCATATTCCTAAGCAGGCAATCATGGGCCAGTCTGCAATTCCTCGGTCTCCATGGAGGACGTTCATTTTTTTCAACCCCTTCCCATCTCCTGTCCTGCTCCTCCTCTTGGTCTATGGCTAGGACTGCTTCTTTGAGAAATTCTCTCTCTTCTTTAGTTTGAACATCAAACgatttctcaaatgttgacataaCTTTCTTTAAAAAGTCTTCAAAGTCTTCATTCAGTTTTTCCTCCTCATCTTCCTTCAGCATACTTTTACTGGATCCCACATCATCTTGTTTCGGTCCAAACAAATGCTCCTCTCGACATATCAGCTGCTTCCCTGCTACTGCAAAGTGATGCTGCTGTAGGTTCTGCTGAAAAGTTAACAGACCCTCTAAAGGAGACAGAAGCACAGAAATTCAATTAGGACCCCAGGACAACATAAACTCACACTCTTTTGCACACAACATTTCCTGGATATGATAGTGCACAATATACCAGTTAACTATATATAATGTAAAGATCATAACACAATATATTTCATTAATGACAGGTACCTGATTAAGCTATTTTCATTTTAACTAGGAGACATAAATGAAGACTAAAACGTTCTTACCTTCAGACTTGATGTCATCCTGGACATGGGTATCATGGGTCTTTCTTTTGAAGAATGGTAGGTTTACTTTAAACACGGAAAATTTAGGCTTAGAAGGTGAGACCCTTCTGGTTATGAGGGGTGGTGATCCAACAGTCATCGTTCCTTTGAGACAGAAAGGAATTATAGATTATAGGTGCAGTGTCAAAAATTATATATCCTAATAACTGGAATGTGGGGATGTGTACGGTTTTGGTAAGTTAGCATGCAAAAATACTGAGAGGCTGAATGGTACGAGTTTAAAAAATACGCCCTATAAATAAATACCTTCACTGCTGAGGCTGTATAAAGTTTGTTTGAATTTTACCAAAGTCAAAAGTAGTGTACTCACCAGCTGTTGCACATTCTGAGTGCTCCGGTTCTGTTGTGCTGCTTATATGGACTGTATCCTCCTCCTCCACTACACACTCACAAGGGAGGAACTGTCTCATGAACAATCACTTTCCCATGCACATGAATTTTCCGAGCAATGGTGTATGATGAGGAAACATCTGTGTTGCTCATTACATGCTATAGCCTGAGCGCTACAGCACTGCTCTGAGATTTGCCCAGTTTTGCCCCGTTATTGTTTTTTGGAAGTGTAGTCCCTGAGTAGTAGTATTTATACGCTATGGTAGTCTACTTGGTGACAGGAGCCGACTCAAACACTTTGAAAAGCTAAATGTTTGCGACACAATCACAAGATTATCATATAATAATCATATCCTACCATTATTTACATTATTCTACAATTACGATATTGTGCCATATGCGATTAGGCGATATAAAGAGCGAGCCTTTCCACTGCACATATTAACCTGCTACTGAGTTTGAAAACACCACTGCTTAAAATGGAAGCATCTTTTAAGTACGATGAGGGGAAAATATAAAATTGATTACCCCAGGTCATTTTTTTTTGGGTTGCTATAGCATAAgcctaacaacaacagcaacaaccatCACCTTCACCACCAtcaccccattattattattattattatgagaatATTTATGTTCTTACCCTCCTGCTTAGCTCTTTGTCCTGAACGAACTCGGTTCAGTAACCTCCAACAGAATGAATTAGATGCCATGAGGGCTCAGAGCTTCAATCATGTAATTTCTGTCATGGGAACAGGTGCATTTGTAACATACATAAAATCATGTGAGAGCTTCAGAAAGGAAGGATGTGGGTTGTGGCTTCTACCTACTGTCTCATACTAGATGTCACAGACCGAAAAGATTAAtgtttttgttcatttttgcttGAAATCTCTTAAGATTAAACCATCTAAAGAATTCAGTGTTAAATTCCAAATTGTTTGAGAACTGAGAACTGAGAACTTTGTTACTCATCCCGAGCACTGATACACATGATAACTGTTCTGCCCTCATCAAAGAGTCCCCTTCTTCCACTAGACAGACAGATAACTCCTTTCACATGCTGGTCAGTTGTATGATGGATTTATTTCGTACCACCGTTTGAATTGACAGCATGAAAATAGGGTAAAactaaaataaagaaagaaaataaaatacacaatCAGTGTGCTTAATATCAGCAATATACAAACATAGCTAGCCTATCTTAACACAAGATAGCAAGATGTTGAACAATCAATAACCCTTAGTAAACTTGGTCATCTACACAAATAtgtgcattatatatatatatatatatatatatatatatatatatatatatatatacacacacggcggcacggtggtgtagtggttagcgctgtcgcctcacagcaagaaggtctgggttcgagccccgtggccggcgagggcctttctgtgtggagtttgcatgttctccccgtgtctgcgtgggtttcctccgggtgctccggtttcccccacagtccaaagacatgcaggttaggttaactggtgactctaaattgaccgtaggtgtgaatgtgagtgtgaatggttgtctgtgtctatgtgtcagccctgtgatgacctggcaacttgtccagggtgtaccccgcctttcgcccgtagtcagctgggataggctccagcttgcctgcgaccctgtagaacaggataaagcggctagagataatgagatgagatatatacacacacacatctccttTAAACAATACTTACAGACGATGCTTCTATAAGCGATCTCAAAACAAGATGAATCCAGATGCTGAACTGCTCACTTACTTTACCATGTGCATGCTGTCTTAGATGTAAACAGAAGATCAATATGGCAGCCTACATGTATCACATGACAAACCATGAGGTCCACAAAAtgctaaaacagaaaaaaaaccaccacctGAAGAAAGAACTAAACTTATTCTGATTAACCCAGACCAGAACAATAACTGTACATGGATCTTTATCTTGTGGCAGTGGTAAGGTGGTATAACTGAAGTATGAAGTGAAGACTATACTGAATAAAAGAGAAAGGTTTTGCTACTTTACATGTATAGGTTTTCTGATGTGAGATATGGACGTGGGAAACTTTCCTTCTTACAAAATCTTAAACAAAAATCAAGTGCATGCCACCATGCATTAACACTAAAGCATTGTATTTAATTGCTAATGTTGTTGCTTTAATGGTGtaaatggttagcacggtcgcctcacagcaagaaggtcctgggtttgagcccagtggctggcgagggcctttctgtgtggagtttgcatgttctccccgtgtctgcgtgggtttcctccgggtgctctggtttcccccacagtccagagacatgcaggttaggttaatatgggacagccttgggctgaggtgcccttgagcgaggcacctaactcccaactgctccctgggcgctgttagcatggctgcccactgctctgggtatgtgtgtgtgctcattgctcacgtgtgtgtgcatgtgtgtgttcactgcttcagatgggttaaatacagagaggaatttcacaagtgtgtgat
This window contains:
- the tnfaip2b gene encoding tumor necrosis factor alpha-induced protein 2 encodes the protein MASNSFCWRLLNRVRSGQRAKQEVEEEDTVHISSTTEPEHSECATAGTMTVGSPPLITRRVSPSKPKFSVFKVNLPFFKRKTHDTHVQDDIKSEEGLLTFQQNLQQHHFAVAGKQLICREEHLFGPKQDDVGSSKSMLKEDEEEKLNEDFEDFLKKVMSTFEKSFDVQTKEEREFLKEAVLAIDQEEEQDRRWEGVEKNERPPWRPRNCRLAHDCLLRNMVVQRMEEAKLNSNVNINSSVQLEITAKGKQLKEDLLKIAKNVKNCYPKENVCQLYAKMYHQVFSDKLKEIADYGLANNDCICVLQWVNKLYPEILKHKELSGVIEYEQFEALLPDDILEPLEEQFLITKENELQTWCQKALSNEKEANPELIDNCYVSHLAFDVIQCVDSLLTSSKNLLGSWSKTQRLTHQFKQFLINYQHFLDKVIEDNQVNADAVLKANLHCIRELRNYIMMTPDPFAQDTKNDCIDLLTRIRDTCHNYFTKPIHKDLKTAYSKLGTQEWIKHNEHVCNELLEGVHRHLQKIRTLHEACLKELVGKLHEEVLAEYVRKMMKKKLRLKNEKKQHKAVEILCKNSQKIHTLFTEAGSNMKGLEDILPKLAELLTINDPQFIELQLVSLSKIYPDLSEAHVAAWLHLRADLSTSDLKEIKKTFSMYHGQTSESYTGDALDPLHSSRNFFSKVAIK